The window CGGGGAACACCAGAGCTGTCGAGGTGAGTGACACGGTGACGGTGCCTCTGTGTTACCTGAATGAGTTCTGCTGCTGTATAACCGATGACGTGACCCTCTTGGTTGCCTTGCGGCCGCCTCTAGGTCGACGCCGTGTCCTCCAACCTGAACTCCAACGACGCCTTCCTTCTGGTGACTCCCGGAGCCTCCTTTGTGTGGGTGGGCCAGGGGGCCAGTGACACGGAAAGGAACGGCACCCAGCAGCTGTGTAACATCCTGGGGGTGTCGGCCTCCGATCTGGCTGAGGGCGGAGAGACCGGTACGTGCGTTGTGCCCTGGCCTTTTCTTTGCTCTGTGCCTGGCTTTGGCAATTAAGGGCCCTGTGTGTCTTTGCAGATGACTTCTGGCAGGCCCTGGGAGGGAAGGCTGCGTACCGGACATCCTCCAGACTCAGAAGCAAGGACAAGATGGATGCCCATCCGCCCAGGCTTTTCGCCTGCTCCAACAAGACCGGCAACTTCATTGTGAGTCGGGTGTTTGTAGTCGTTTGTGGTTGAACCTTTAACCCTGGTCTTTCTAATGCTCCCGGTTGTCTCCACCTAGATTGAGGAGGTGCCTGGGGAGATGACCCAAGAGGATCTGGCCACTGATGACGTGATGATCCTGGACACATGGGATCAGGTCAGTAATGAGCACGACCTTTTCAGAGATCtctatgatgtgtgtgtgaaggtagTAACTGTGGATAACCGCTGGATTACTGTCCTCTCCTAGGTGTTTGTCTGGATTGGGAATGAAGCCCACGAAGAGGAGAAGACCGAGGCCATGACCTCTGGTAAGTAAACAATGTAGATTGAAATAATGAACTGCTGCtatattaatacaattattcatGAAACATTGTGACCGGTCAAATAGAGAATGTATGGAAGCTACCCATGCCTCTTCGACTGACTGCATTGCTAATACCTACAGTACTTCCTGTCATGCTTCCTATAGCTCCTTAATTTGAATGCCCTCCTCTCCTAGCTGTGCGCTACATTGAGACAGATCCTGCAAACCGTGACCGAAGGACACCCATCGTGAAGGTGAAGCAGGGCTTTGAGCCCCCCACGTTCACTGGCTGGTTCCTGGGCTGGGATCACGAGTACTGGGCCAGCGACcccctggacagggccatggCTGAGCTGGAGCAGTGAACGCTTACTGACCTTTCACCCCGACACTCCTGGCTCTACCGCACACACTGAGCAGCTCCAGACGTAAGACCGTCAAATGGTTGAACCCTCTGTAACCCGCCATTCTCCTGACCTCTGAACCAATGGGAGAAGGATGCTTTTCGGAACTATCATTTTTTGTGTCAAGAGAGTTTTCGGTTTGAATATATTGCTTTGGTTAGAGTAGAACAGGTTTTCATGGGCCTGTATAGCTGATACAGAGCAATGGTGCACTATTTTAAAGTCAGATCAACAGGAGACTTTATTCGCTTTTATTCATATGCAAATGAGTGACCATAAACAAGGGCTTTATAGAAACACATGCTTAGGTCAGGCTGGGTACCAGTTACAATCTGCATggacttttatatattttgtgacatattttatacttttatttcaaaaaaaatGAATAGTGAAAAACAAAGCCTAATAGTGGTTTTAGATTTCAAACAATCTAAAACCAGTAAACTAAACCCTTAGGTGTGTGCAGTGAAGTCACACTGGCTGATGTTATGACATCTTCAATACTGCCTTAATGTGTGATACCTTAGAGGAACTAAGGGAGTGTACCCAGCCAGTGTATTTAAGTCAGTATATACAGGGGTAGGGGAACCCTTCATTAGAACCTCCCATTCTAGGCGGACCATTCCTGTCCTTGCTGTGGTCAGTACTCGCTTGTGTCTGTCAGCAGCCTCTGCAGTACATTTCCTCACAGAGGAATCAAAAGCTTTGCTGCTAGAACTATCCAGAGCCAAATGTAACAGGTTCCTTAATTTTCCAAAGGCCTTACTATTGTTCCAATAAAACCTCTTCAATCACTGTCAATGTGTGTTCATCCTATATCTTGAAGTGAAAATAGTGGAAAGAACACTATGGCTTTGAAGGACATGTTTATATGTAGAAAGACAGTACAAATGTCAAATCATAACAGGCCtttatggaaaacatttcacagcacATTTGCATGAGGGTTTTGTAACATGTTATGTAACCATATCCTCAGCAACACTACAATAGTATACATACATCCATATAACAACAGACATGCACCATACCATAGACGTGTTTTCTACAGTATCAGTCCTGTAAAAGCATTTAAAGCACATCACTTGTCTGGATAGAACCAATCCATGAATTGTCAATATTGTAACAGACCAAGTACAGTCTTTCCAATGTTACATTTGGGAAATAGAGCACATGAATATGCTAGTAAAATATGATCAATTACAATACATATAACATTCAGCTTTGATTATAAAATACAGGTATTTTAAAGGTTGACTTCAGACAGAAATTCTAAAATAACGAGATatatcaataaaataattatcagACTCTACAGGTTGAGTTTGAACCAGAATCCTGTGGAGAAAGACATTAATACTGAAGGAGTGAGTGGTCTACAGTCAGCAAAACATTATTCAGATTCTATATTGCTGGTGAGCTGGAAGAAACTTATCAAAAACTATAGATGTTAATCCACGACCACCAAAGGCACAACTGGTAGAGTTGAAGCATTACGACGACCCAAGTCGTAGTTTAAATAGATTGAAATGCACTTCCAATTTCTCTGTAGATATGTGTAGGAATAAGTGTTTTTACTACATGGCAATAAATGAAGGCTTTGAAGCTGTTTAAAAAGTGAAAGTAAAGACACATTGAGACATGCAGACAAACAGAGCATACAACACACACCATTCTCCTTCCTGTTCAATGACTATAGGATTCCTGATGTCACAAATTTTTGGACATGATCACATACAATAACAAATAGCCTATTTTCCTTAATCTataatattttctgtaaacTATCAAGCTATATCTATGCATTATCTAAATTGCAGCTGCAAATCCACCATTTCCCTGTTAAGTTATTAGTGGAAACTATTATACTGGAGCAAGGGGGGGGATCTAGGTTTTGAAATGCAACAATATCACACTTCTAcaatttataatataatataatatatatatatatatatatatatatttttttttttttatcagataaGCTAGAAATTTGGTTAAACATCAATCTTTTTTCATTAGATTATGAAAATGTTCTGGTAATAAGTAGGCTATATAGTAAGACTGTTTGACTATCAGCTGTTGTCAGTTGGCCGTTAAGTTGGTTATAGTGAAAAGCTGCATGACGTTCAGTGGCGTGAAAGTAGGTGTTGTAGTAAGGTTTGAAGAAAACCCAGCTGTGAAACAAAACCTTGGCTGAAAAGAATGTTCACATCATCTCATGGGAATACAGGCGGCATCTTCCCAGGGAAATCAGAATTGACACTTTCAGACTTGAGACTTTAAGGCAACATTGTCCTTAATAAAAGGATGACCTGTTCATGTGAATTGCTTTACAAAATGGAGGAGTTAAGGTCATTCTCTTtcaggtaaaaacaaataaatatatatatacacacacaagcagggGGCTTTACATTATTTACGCCATGGGATTTTGTATCCTCAAGCGTGCATCAGCCTGCACTGACCTAATAACATTTGGCACAAGGGAGAAGGTCAACTTAATCACAGCAACAAATGTTCTTCAGCAGATCCTCAAAGCAACAAACTATGACACAGTGTGTGGGTGAATGTCcatgtgtatgtgactgtgcacgcacactcacacgGCACCCATCAGGCTCTCCTCACTCCCTCTTCATGAAGGCCTGCATCAGGTCCATGGGCAGAGGGAAGATGATGGTGGAGTTTTTCTCAGCAGCGATGGTGTTGAGGGTCTGCAGGTAGCGCAGCTGAAGGCCTGACGGAGACTCAGCGATCACCAGAGACGCCTCCTTCAGAGCCCGTGATGCATTCACCTCCCCCTCCGCTGCAATTACCTAAACAGACAGGAGATGAGGCAGGAAGGAGGAACCAGGACAGATAAGGACAGTTAGGTAATTACAGACAAAGAAGTTGACCATTTACAGACGTCAAGTAAATGAGTCCATATGGAGAGAAACCAGCATGGATGATTAAATCAATACCAGAGAGCCTTATACTTCTTAATCAGCAGATTCAATATGGGAAGTCAATATCCAATTAGTTTAATGGCTGCTGGGAGGAGACTCAGACAGAGCTGCATGTGCTCCGTTCTAGGCTCTGACCATCCATTCAGGCTAAACGGAAGGATTGTTATGGCAGGACTTCTGACTTAGAAACAAGGGAGATACGTCGCTCTCATGATTGATTTAGGGAATAAGTCGAGGCACAACGTAAATAATGTTGACATGTGGACTCTGCTGCTCAGAGCAAAAGGACTCAAAGGTGTCTAAAAAGCAGACTAAAGACAGAGCCTCTATGGATGTGTGTTAGCGTGGCGTTCTACCTTAGCCCTGGCCTCGCGGCTCGCCTCCGCCTCAGCTGCCATAGCCCTCTGGAGCTGCTGGGGCAGTTTGACGTCTTTGATCTCCACCCGCTCCACCTTAATCCCCCAGTCATCCGTGGCATCATCCAGTGTAGACTGAGCACAAGAGGACAAGGTCACTCAGATCAGAATATCCCCATAACCCTGGAAATACATACGTTCTAGCAGACTGTACAAGAAAAGGTATCGCTGCAATCAATGTTCCAGGCGGTGGTTTTGTGTCTTCCTGAAGCGCTGCACTAAACTAACCGCCTCGGTTTCATTTTCTGCCGCTGCAGCTTGGTTTGGAGCCATAGATACATGTGTTGTCATTGTAAATAATAGAATCTGCTAATAATATGGTATTACAGGGCCACAAAGATTTAGGCAGTTTATAACTGTTCAGTTTTTGTcaagtattattattaggctACAAATAAATCCATAAAATGTGTAAAGAGTTGTTGCATTTTCCATCTAACCCCGTGGGAATGCAAGAGAGAAATGGAATGGAAAGAACAAACATATCGGTGTGTCTCAAAACCATCTAGCTGACCTTCAGAACCAACAGGTTTTGTGTCTTCATTAACCAATGATTAACAGGGCTGTGCAAGGCAGGGCACGCATCCAGATTAGTGACCAGGTCAACATTAGTTTCATCTTCTCCAGTTGACTAAGTAAACATCCATGTAAAATACCATTTAGCAGCATACTATGGATATATAATTTTAAGTAATGATATTCAAAGGATGATTTCAGATCTTGTGTTGCTTGGTTGGTCGAAACAGCACAGCAGTCAGAAATGTGTCACAGTCTTCAATCATGGGATGAAGATGTAACACATTCAGGGGAATTGATTAGGATGTTTGTGTGGAGGTAAAGGGTACGTGATCCCTTTGACAGAGTGAGGTGCGGTCAGCCCAAGGCTTCTGTCCCTGTAATTTCTGCTGCCTAGGCCATATCGGTCtgatgtctccagacctgaaatgGCCTGCTAACATGATAACCTTAAAAGTTAAAAAACCCAGGTAAAATTTGGCATCTTCTGTTATTTGTGACCTGAATTAATACAATAAGGGCATTACCAGAATCACAAGGAATAAATACTGTGATTACCAAGCACATTCCATAAACTGACCTTGGATGATAGCCATTCGGTGAACTGTATTATGGGAACTGTGACTTCCTGTTCCACACAAAAGGGAGAAAAATTGGCTAGTCCCCAGGGATCTGATCCCGGGCCTGTGGAGCATGGTGCATATATCTCCAGCATGACCATGGGTTGGGACAGAACTTGCTGCTGAATACAGGGCAAGTCCTATTTCTGATTTTCATATCGGCTTACTCCTCCAGAACACTGTGATTTAACTGCCGCACCATGGAAATTCCAAACAAAttccaataacatttgaaatgttttattaaaaacaaattcatgAAATGTTTCATCAAAAGACAATACAACATCTGATAACCTTGTTTTAACACTAGGAAAGCCAAATGCCTATGTGAATctgcgtttgagtttgtaattaaaataaaactgccattttgaaagctaccccctcctccttccattacattgttccattgtcagaattctaaactgacaaacagaaaaacgaTTTACCAGTTTTTCTTAACGTTATCCGATTTAATCGCCCATAGCCCACGGCGCGTACCCAAATGCTaaggctaagccctgaatgtattgtgatcctagcaacgcctctggccGATACATATGCTAATGATGAAAAAAGGCGTTCGGCCCTGGCTGTTAATATAAGTTTGAAAGGGTTGGTGGCCCTAGTGTTAAAAACAGTACCTCAACTTCTTGTCTTTTCCAATGGTGATGTACTTGCAACTACACAGTGGGGTATGCAAGATAGGTGAATGTTCCCAGGAGTCTGGTCCATTCACGTTCTTGCTATTAATACAAAGGGCAAAGTCTGTATGGACGTTTTTGTTTGAATCGAAAGGGTTGCTGTGAGGTGACTGGATTGTGTCCGGTGCGTGTTTGAGTACCTGCATGTTGTGGGCTATCTCCTCCCGGTCAGACAGGATCTGAGCCAGGTTCTTGGTGCCCAGGACATTCCTCAGCGTGGTCTGCGCTAGCAGGCGGGTGGCAGCGTCAGCATTGGTGATGTTGGCCACAGCCAGGGTGGCGTTCTGAACGCGGTAGTACACCACTCCATCGACGCTGACCGTCACGGAGTCCTTCGTCAAAACCTGGAGAAGAAGGGTGTTACTACTGACGACCCGGACGCCAACAGGGTACCGCCCAGGGTATTACCAGCGGTAACAGGGCGCTCACCTCCTGAGGGGGGATGTCGAAGGTGATGGTGCGCATGTCCACGTTGATGAAGCTATCTGTGCAGGGCAGGATGAAGAACAGGCCTGGGGGTGACGTGCACACGCACAGAAAACAAAGGTTAGACAGCAAAGCGTAATGCTAACATTAAAACTTCATACATTGAGATAATATCAATGTCTGAAACAGCAGCGTCATCTTTTTTGACAGTTTGGAGGTGGGCTGACGTGGTGAGGAACAGTCTTGTTAGTTTCTCCGGGACAGATCGCTGGGTCGCTGTCCCTGGCCGCCGAGGGCCAACACAGAGACCCTAGCCcgacggtgatggaggaggttcagGATTCAAAACGTTTTTCAAATTCAGCTGTTGAAAGTAGTACATCCACAGGTGCTTCTTCTTGGTGATCCCTAGGGACAAGTTGGAGGGGTGGTGGGCACTTCCTGAAGCCAATCACAATTCCACATTTTTATCAGAAATGTTTAGGATGCAATTTTGTACGCACCCAAAAAGGGTCTGGTATGTAAATGCGGGTGAGTTAAT is drawn from Esox lucius isolate fEsoLuc1 chromosome 14, fEsoLuc1.pri, whole genome shotgun sequence and contains these coding sequences:
- the stom gene encoding erythrocyte band 7 integral membrane protein isoform X2; translated protein: MVVTLPISIWMCIKIVKEYERAIIFRLGRILRGGAKGPGLFFILPCTDSFINVDMRTITFDIPPQEVLTKDSVTVSVDGVVYYRVQNATLAVANITNADAATRLLAQTTLRNVLGTKNLAQILSDREEIAHNMQSTLDDATDDWGIKVERVEIKDVKLPQQLQRAMAAEAEASREARAKVIAAEGEVNASRALKEASLVIAESPSGLQLRYLQTLNTIAAEKNSTIIFPLPMDLMQAFMKRE
- the stom gene encoding erythrocyte band 7 integral membrane protein isoform X1: MEEDGKETISARACKRQERQAALESSDADIGLCGWIIVGFSLLLMVVTLPISIWMCIKIVKEYERAIIFRLGRILRGGAKGPGLFFILPCTDSFINVDMRTITFDIPPQEVLTKDSVTVSVDGVVYYRVQNATLAVANITNADAATRLLAQTTLRNVLGTKNLAQILSDREEIAHNMQSTLDDATDDWGIKVERVEIKDVKLPQQLQRAMAAEAEASREARAKVIAAEGEVNASRALKEASLVIAESPSGLQLRYLQTLNTIAAEKNSTIIFPLPMDLMQAFMKRE